In Longimicrobiaceae bacterium, the genomic stretch GGGATCCGCAGCATCGGTGGACGGCTCCTGGAACCCGCAGGCACTGAAGGCAGTCAAGGGCGTCCCGGCGAGTGCGATCCGGGGTGGGATCCAGCAGCGTCTCGGCGCCACCCGGCCGGCACCGCTGGACGAAGATCAGTGGCGGCACGTGCAGAGGCTCTACGAGCGCTACCGCCAGGGACCGCTCTGGCTCACGAAGAACGGCCTCGCCGAGGATCGCGCGGAAGCGCTGCTGAAGGCCCTGATCGATGCGCACACGGATGCGCTCCGTGTGGATGCGTACCCGCTGAACGAGCTGGCGCGTGCGCTGGTAGCGGTGAAGGAGACGCCGCGCCCCACGGCGCAGCAGCTCGCCACGGCCGACGTCCTGCTGACGGCAGCGTACGCAGCGCTCGGCGAGGACCTGCTCACCGGGCAGCTCGATCCGCGCACGGTGTCCGAAGGGTGGCACATCGATCCCCAGGAGGAGCAGGTCGACAGTGCGCTGGCTCGTGCGCTGCGGGAGGAGCCGCTGGACCGCTCCATTGCCCGGATGCGGCCGCAGGACGAAGACTACGCTGCACTCGTGCGCGAGCTCCAGCGTTACCGGAAGCTGGCCGTGCAGGGCGGCTGGCCGGCGGTGCCCAAGGGGAAGGCGCTCAGGCCCGGGCAGACCGATTCGTCCGTGCGGCTGGCGGCTCTTCGTCAACGGCTGGAGGCGGAGGAACTGCTCGGCGCCAGCACGCCGGCAGCGCAGCAGACGGGCGCCGACAGCACTCCGGCGGGTGCCCGTGCCCGGGCCGGTGGGTCTGTCTACGATGCGCAGCTCGCCGGCGCCGTGGCTGACTACCAGGCCCGGCACGGCATCGAGGCCGACAGCGTCCTGGGGGAGGAGACCGTCGCGTCGCTCAACACCCCGGCGGCGTATCGGCTCGGGCAGATCGCCGCCAACCTCGAGCGCTTCCGCTGGCTGCCGCGCTCGCTCGGCTCGCGCTACGTCCTGGTGAACGTTCCCGCCTTTCGGCTGGAGGCGTACGACGGTGGACGAAAGGCCCTGGAGATGAAGGTGATCGTCGGTGAGGAGTACACGGATCGCATCACCCCGGTCTTCAGCGACTCCGTGGAGTTCGTCGTCTTTCGGCCCTACTGGAACGTGACGGACGACATCGCCACCAAGGAGCTCTGGCCGAAGATCCAGGCGGACCCCGGGTACATGGCTCAGAACAACTACGAGACGTTTCGGGAGGGTGGCAAGACACGCATCCGCCAGAAGCCCGGTCCGGAGAACTCGCTCGGGCTGGTGAAGTTCATGTTCCCGAACGACTTCAACATCTACCTGCACGACACGCCGCAGGACGAGCTGTTCGAGGAGGACGTGCGTGCATTCAGCCACGGGTGCATCCGTCTGGAGAAGCCCGAGCAGCTCGCGCAGTGGGTTCTTGGATGGCCGGCGGAACGCGTCCGCCAGGCGATGGAGCAGGGCCCGGACGACAAGCGTGTGGACGTTCCGCGCAAGCTTCCCGTCTACATTGCCTACTTCACCACCTACCTGCGGGGGGGGCAGCTGTCGTTCGGGAACGATCTTTACAAGCGTGACGATGCGCTCATCCGCGCCGTTCAGGATGGGGCGCTGCCCAGTGCGCAGACGCTGCGTGCAGTGGATTCACTCCGCCGCTTCGTGGCGGAGTAGCACCACCGGCCCGAGCTGCGGGCCTGGAGCGCTCCGGTAGCCTGAACCGCCCCAGGATTGCCGGAGACTCTTCTGGTGGAGCTGGCATTGCCCCACAGCCGTTCAGGCTGTGGGGCTGTTGCTTTTTGTCCCAGCGGAATCCGGTCGCCACAACCTGCTCTAAACTAACCCGCGCGTGACCTTGACAGAAACATCCGAACAGGCGAGCTTCGGCCGTCTAAGAACATATGGCATAACGACATATGCCCCCCAGCTCGCGGCCCGGGACCCCCTCCCGCCCGCCGCGGCGCCTTCGTGTCACCGCCCAGACCGGCCGATCTGCCGGGAAGGAAGTCGCATGCGCCCTCCCCACCACTTCACTTTGCCGAACCGCCGCGGGCGTACGCTCGCGCTCCTACTCTGCGTCGTGGGCCTGGCCGCCTGCGATGGCCCCCTCGCGCCGGATGCGACCCCCGGGGCGCGGCCGGCGCTCCAGCGGACGAGCGACAACCAGCCGCCCACGGTCGACATGGGCGGCCCGTACACCGGCGTGGCGGGAGCGCCCATCCAGTTCGACGCGAGCGGGACGACGGACCCCGAGGGCGACTATCTGTACTACTACTGGGAGTTCGGCGACAGCACCGGGTGGAGGAGGGACACGGTGCCGACCTTTTCGCACACCTACCGCGCTCCGGGAACCTACGACGTGACGCTCTGGGTCGCGGACTACCACGACCCGGACGCCGCGAACTGGGTGATGGGGTCCCTCACCGTGGAGGTCACCAGCCCGCTCCCCGTGGTGGCGAGCGTCGCCTCCGGGTCCGGCGTTGCCGTCGAGCTGCAGATGGACAACTCGACGGGGACGACCGTGGCGGTGACGTTCGAGAGCGTCGGGACCGCGGGCGCCGTGGAAGTGTCCCGGCTGTACTACGACCCCTACAATCCGATGGCCCCGACCATCCCGTCCGGCTTCACCCTCCCGGGCGGGGCGTACTACGACATCTCGACCACCGCAACATTCTCGGGCCCCGTCTCGGTGTGCCTGAGTTACGACCCGGCGTACTACGAGGCGAGCGGGACGCAGCCGCGGCTGCTGCACGGCGAGACGGTGGACGGAACGCAGCAGTGGGTCGACCGCACCACCTACGTGGACCCGGTGAAGCTCCTGGTCTGCGGCACGGTCGCGTCGTTCTCCCCGTTCGGCGTGGGCGCAAGGCACGCCCCCGTCGGCGTCCGCCACGCTCCGACGATCGGTGCGGTCACCCTCCCGGCCGTTGCGGTGCAGACCGGGGGTGCGGTGGACGTGAGC encodes the following:
- a CDS encoding PKD domain-containing protein, producing MRPPHHFTLPNRRGRTLALLLCVVGLAACDGPLAPDATPGARPALQRTSDNQPPTVDMGGPYTGVAGAPIQFDASGTTDPEGDYLYYYWEFGDSTGWRRDTVPTFSHTYRAPGTYDVTLWVADYHDPDAANWVMGSLTVEVTSPLPVVASVASGSGVAVELQMDNSTGTTVAVTFESVGTAGAVEVSRLYYDPYNPMAPTIPSGFTLPGGAYYDISTTATFSGPVSVCLSYDPAYYEASGTQPRLLHGETVDGTQQWVDRTTYVDPVKLLVCGTVASFSPFGVGARHAPVGVRHAPTIGAVTLPAVAVQTGGAVDVSAAFSDADAGDTHAVPGTTIAWGDGTTSRAGVGGTLRVAEPAAGAAGSVRGTHAYAAAGVYTVRVTVTDADGARASAVAEYVVVYDPGAFVAGGGWINSVAGAFKPNPGLAGRASFGFVSRYQKGATRPSGSTHFQFHAADLLFRSTSYDWLTVGGAKAMYHGTGTVTGLGAGLDGTYQFQLTAYDGQAAGGDGTDRFRIRIYGGPAGLLYDNEWTRGANDDATTALGGGSIQIQTR
- a CDS encoding L,D-transpeptidase family protein; translated protein: MNSFSTSASRGVAGAAACLLILLAGCGGDSARAGESTGEEGSAASVDGSWNPQALKAVKGVPASAIRGGIQQRLGATRPAPLDEDQWRHVQRLYERYRQGPLWLTKNGLAEDRAEALLKALIDAHTDALRVDAYPLNELARALVAVKETPRPTAQQLATADVLLTAAYAALGEDLLTGQLDPRTVSEGWHIDPQEEQVDSALARALREEPLDRSIARMRPQDEDYAALVRELQRYRKLAVQGGWPAVPKGKALRPGQTDSSVRLAALRQRLEAEELLGASTPAAQQTGADSTPAGARARAGGSVYDAQLAGAVADYQARHGIEADSVLGEETVASLNTPAAYRLGQIAANLERFRWLPRSLGSRYVLVNVPAFRLEAYDGGRKALEMKVIVGEEYTDRITPVFSDSVEFVVFRPYWNVTDDIATKELWPKIQADPGYMAQNNYETFREGGKTRIRQKPGPENSLGLVKFMFPNDFNIYLHDTPQDELFEEDVRAFSHGCIRLEKPEQLAQWVLGWPAERVRQAMEQGPDDKRVDVPRKLPVYIAYFTTYLRGGQLSFGNDLYKRDDALIRAVQDGALPSAQTLRAVDSLRRFVAE